A window from Brassica napus cultivar Da-Ae unplaced genomic scaffold, Da-Ae ScsIHWf_3146;HRSCAF=3965, whole genome shotgun sequence encodes these proteins:
- the LOC125603307 gene encoding protein Ycf2-like has translation MDRTFQRDSAFSTLSKWNLFQTYMPWFFTSTGYKYLNLIFLDIFSDLLRILSSSQKFVSIFHDIMYGLDISWRILQKKLCLPQRNLISEISSKSLHNLLLSEEMIHRNNESSLISTHLRSPNVREVLYSILFLLLVAGYIVRTHLLFVSRAYSELQTEFEKIKSLMIPSYMIELRKLLDRYPTSEQNSFWLKNLFLVALEQLGDCLEEIRGSGGNMLWGGDPAYGVKSIRSKKTDLKINFIDIIDLISIIPNPINRITFSRNTRHLSHTSKDIYSLIRKRKNVSGDWIDDKIESWVANSDSIDDKEREFLVQFSTLRAEKRIDQILLSLTHSDHLSKNDSGYQMIEQPGTIYLRYLVDIHKKYLMNYEFNTSCLAERRIFLAHYQTITYSQTSCGANSFHFPSHGKPFSLRLALSPLGVF, from the coding sequence ATGGATAGAACCTTTCAACGAGATAGTGCTTTTTCAACTCTCTCAAAATGGAATCTATTCCAAACATATATGCCATGGTTCTTTACTTCGACAGGGtacaaatatctaaatttgatatttttagatattttttcagACCTATTGCGGATACTAAGTAGCAGTCAAAAATTTGTATCCATTTTTCATGATATTATGTATGGATTAGATATATCATGGCGAATTCTTCAGAAAAAATTGTGTCTTCCACAAAGGAATCTGATAAGTGAGATTTCGAGTAAGTCTTTACATAATCTTCTTCTGTCCGAAGAAATGATTCATCGAAATAATGAGTCATCGTTGATATCGACACATCTGAGATCGCCAAATGTTCGTGAGGTCCTCTATTCAatccttttccttcttcttgttgCTGGATATATCGTTCGTACACATCTTCTCTTTGTTTCCCGAGCCTATAGTGAGTTACAGACAGAGTTCGAAAAGATCAAATCTTTGATGATTCCATCATACATGATTGAGTTGCGAAAACTTCTGGATAGGTATCCTACATCTGAACAGAATTCTTTCTGGTTAAAGAATCTTTTTCTAGTTGCTCTGGAACAATTAGGAGATTGTCTAGAAGAAATACGGGGTTCTGGCGGCAACATGCTATGGGGTGGTGATCCCGCTTATGGGGTCAAATCAATACGTTCTAAGAAgacagatttgaaaataaacttCATCGATATCATCGATCTCATAAGTATCATACCAAATCCCATCAATCGAATCACTTTTTCGAGAAATACGAGACATCTAAGTCATACAAGTAAAGACATCTATTCattgataagaaaaagaaaaaacgtgaGCGGTGATtggattgatgataaaatagaaTCCTGGGTCGCGAACAGTGATTCGATTGATGATAAAGAAAGAGAATTCTTGGTTCAGTTCTCCACCTTAAGGGCAGAAAAAAGGATTGATCAAATTCTATTGAGTCTGACTCATAGTGATCATTTATCAAAGAATGACTCTGGTTATCAAATGATTGAACAACCGGGAACAATTTACTTACGATACTTAGTTGACATTCATAAAAAGTATCTAATGAATTATGAGTTCAATACATCCTGTTTAGCAGAAAGACGGATATTCCTTGCTCATTATCAGacaatcacttattcacaaacTTCGTGTGGGGCTAATAGTTTTCATTTCCCGTCTCATGGAAAACCCTTTTCGCTCCGCTTAGCCCTATCCCCTCTAGGAGTATTTTAG